One genomic region from Anopheles bellator chromosome 2, idAnoBellAS_SP24_06.2, whole genome shotgun sequence encodes:
- the LOC131210062 gene encoding glucoside xylosyltransferase 2 yields MKAYRYLLVLAVTSFLLLWYYIYRVDETSFGDQHDFVDQPSMRGTKYDEARKPSPELPPNGTEISVVVVACNERHNEALNSLKSVLIFNRNQAPLRFVVIAEEKLKINFMEKLNDWQEVTDRIFTYEIHSLTFPRANKDEWRKLFKPCAAQRLFLPSLLSHLDAVLYVDSDTVFLSPVQEIWALFQSFNASQFAGMAPEHEDKNAAWYNRFARHPYYGELGVNSGVMLMNLTRMREFSWEDHILPIYREYRLQLVWGDQDILNVLFHYNPDRLYVFPCEWNYRADHCMYMSVCEAPDGVKIIHGNRGYFHSQAQPIFSLLYATLEQYSFRTDVYANVIRTIEESLVLPSNSNCDKLLDKFLQDPRKYFKHKQYDGLA; encoded by the exons ATGAAGGCATACAGATATTTGTTGGTGCTCGCGGTCACTTCCTTTCTGCTGCTATGGTACTACATATACCGTGTCGATGAGACCAGCTTCGGCGACCAACACGATTTTGTTGACCAGCCATCGATGAGAGGCACCAAATACGATGAGGCCAG GAAACCTTCACCGGAACTGCCACCGAATGGGACGGAAATTTCGGTGGTAGTCGTAGCATGCAACGAGCGGCACAACGAAGCACTCAACTCACTCAAGTCGGTCTTAATATTTAACCGCAATCAGGCCCCGCTCCGATTTGTGGTGATTGCCGAGGAGAAGCTGAAAATAAACTTTATGGAAAAGTTGAACGACTGGCAGGAGGTTACTGACCGGATATTCACCTACGAAATCCATTCCCTAACATTCCCGCGCGCCAACAAGGACGAGTGGAGGAAATTGTTCAAGCCATGTGCGGCTCAGCGTCTGTTCCTTCCG TCCCTCCTGTCCCACCTGGACGCTGTGTTGTACGTAGATTCGGACACCGTGTTCCTGTCGCCGGTGCAGGAAATATGGGCTCTGTTTCAGAGTTTTAACGCATCCCAGTTCGCCGGCATGGCACCGGAGCATGAAGATAAGAATGCCGCTTGGTACAACCGCTTTGCCCGCCATCCGTACTATGGCGAGCTAGGCGTGAACTCGGGGGTGATGCTGATGAACCTTACGCGGATGCGCGAATTTTCCTGGGAAGACCACATACTGCCGATCTACCGCGAGTACCGGTTGCAGCTCGTCTGGGGTGATCAGGACATACTGAACGTGCTGTTTCACTACAACCCGGACCGGTTGTACGTGTTTCCGTGCGAGTGGAACTATCGGGCGGACCACTGCATGTACATGAGCGTTTGTGAAGCGCCGGACGGGGTGAAAATAATCCACGGCAACCGAGGGTACTTTCACTCGCAGGCCCAGCCCATCTTTAGTCTCCTGTACGCCACGCTCGAGCAGTACAGCTTCCGGACCGATGTCTACGCGAACGTAATACGCACCATTGAGGAATCTCTGGTGCTACCGAGCAACTCTAACTGTGATAAACTGCTGGACAAGTTCCTGCAGGATCCACGCAAATACTTCAAGCACAAACAGTATGACGGGCTGGCCTAG